One part of the Phragmites australis chromosome 3, lpPhrAust1.1, whole genome shotgun sequence genome encodes these proteins:
- the LOC133911132 gene encoding uncharacterized protein LOC133911132, whose amino-acid sequence MAAPVEVGERGSIGSLVRREAEYFRKMEVDRQLHGHGKKSSKAAANGGSTQIKTTKKKGAGGGGFLPRMCSSAEVAEAAGSGLRERPARVRYRHLGAEGDSLHQH is encoded by the coding sequence ATGGCGGCGCCGGTGGAGGTCGGCGAGCGGGGGTCCATCGGCTCGCTGGTGCGCCGGGAGGCCGAGTACTTCAGGAAGATGGAAGTCGATCGTCAGCTCCACGGCCACGGCAAGAAGAGCAGCAAGGCTGCAGCCAACGGAGGAAGCACCCAGATCAAGACGACGAAGAAGAAGGGTGCAGGTGGCGGAGGGTTCTTGCCGAGGATGTGCTCGTCGGCGGAGGTGGCGGAGGCTGCCGGCAGCGGCTTGAGAGAGCGACCTGCGAGGGTCCGGTACCGGCATCTCGGGGCAGAGGGGGACTCTCTGCATCAACACTAG